One window of the Maylandia zebra isolate NMK-2024a linkage group LG19, Mzebra_GT3a, whole genome shotgun sequence genome contains the following:
- the ncmap gene encoding noncompact myelin-associated protein, producing the protein MQASTVSPVTNTTVTSNTTAITKSKEQILIQSSGAMIAVIVIGIIIILAILLIILKTYNRRTRESRLLGTSRSSKPRPKMSQSTVQSNFPLTPVGISSVSGSITNSNPASESSFRLPRAELTSAEGNQVEQFSTNSGSTVVTIHENPSIENT; encoded by the exons ATGCAAGCTTCAACCGTCTCACCAGTGACCAACACTACCGTAACTTCGAACACAACCGCTATCACCAAGTCCAAAGAACAAATACTCATTCAAA GTTCTGGCGCTATGATTGCTGTCATTGTCATTGGCATTATTATCATTCTCGCCATTTTACTCATCATCCTGAAGACGTACAACAG gcGGACACGTGAATCCAGACTCCTGGGAACCAGTAGAAGTTCAAAACCTCGTCCGAAGATGTCCCAATCTACAGTTCAAAGCAACTTTCCGCTGACGCCCGTGGGAATCAGCTCTGTGTCAGGGAGCATCACCAACTCAAACCCAGCCTCAGAGAGCAGCTTCCGGCTGCCCAGAGCAGAGCTCACCAGTGCGGAGGGGAATCAAGTTGAGCAGTTCAGCACCAACAGCGGGTCCACCGTGGTCACCATACATGAAAATCCATCAATAGAAAACACATAG
- the tmem234 gene encoding transmembrane protein 234 isoform X2, with amino-acid sequence MVTVVELLSLLLVSVLWGCTNPFLKRGTEGIENVTKTSKVAQLLAELRFLFLNIKYLVPFLLNQSGSVVYYYTLSTTANSLTLLCTLLTGKFLGEEIGGKQAVVGMFLTMAGITLCIISSIDDIDRDTGNQNLTQPVY; translated from the exons ATGGTGACCGTAG TCGAGCTGCTGAGTCTCCTGTTGGTGTCAGTGCTGTGGGGCTGCACCAACCCTTTCCTAAAGAGAGGCACCGAGGGGATagaaaatgtgacaaaaacCAGCAAAGTGGCACAGCTGCTGGCGGAGCTCAGGTTTCTCTTTCTTAACATCAAG TACCTGGTCCCATTTCTATTAAACCAGAGTGGTTCAGTGGTCTACTATTACACACTTTCAACCACAG CCAACTCCCTCACCCTCCTTTGCACTCTGCTAACTGGCAAGTTTCTGGGGGAAGAGATTGGAGGCAAAC AGGCTGTCGTAGGAATGTTCCTCACCATGGCTGGCATCACTCTGTGTATTAtaagctccattgatgatattGACAGAGATACTGGGAATCAGAATTTGACCCAACCCGTGTACTGA
- the tmem234 gene encoding transmembrane protein 234 isoform X1: protein MVTVVELLSLLLVSVLWGCTNPFLKRGTEGIENVTKTSKVAQLLAELRFLFLNIKYLVPFLLNQSGSVVYYYTLSTTELSFAVPVANSLTLLCTLLTGKFLGEEIGGKQAVVGMFLTMAGITLCIISSIDDIDRDTGNQNLTQPVY, encoded by the exons ATGGTGACCGTAG TCGAGCTGCTGAGTCTCCTGTTGGTGTCAGTGCTGTGGGGCTGCACCAACCCTTTCCTAAAGAGAGGCACCGAGGGGATagaaaatgtgacaaaaacCAGCAAAGTGGCACAGCTGCTGGCGGAGCTCAGGTTTCTCTTTCTTAACATCAAG TACCTGGTCCCATTTCTATTAAACCAGAGTGGTTCAGTGGTCTACTATTACACACTTTCAACCACAG AGTTATCATTTGCTGTTCCTGTAGCCAACTCCCTCACCCTCCTTTGCACTCTGCTAACTGGCAAGTTTCTGGGGGAAGAGATTGGAGGCAAAC AGGCTGTCGTAGGAATGTTCCTCACCATGGCTGGCATCACTCTGTGTATTAtaagctccattgatgatattGACAGAGATACTGGGAATCAGAATTTGACCCAACCCGTGTACTGA
- the dcdc2b gene encoding doublecortin domain-containing protein 2B isoform X2 codes for MAASSAAASLLPPVKSVVVYRNGDPFYSGRRFVVNQRQVVTMEAFLNEVTQSIGAPLAVRTLYTPRQGHRVTDLQDLRTGAQYVAAGFERFKKLDYLNVRTKKQPTAREETQVKAIQRPNVSAKWRKYIPVPCIIHVFRNGDLLCPPFRFIIPRSMQQDLDQILSLITEKVSLRTGAVRRLCSLEGVAVSSAGELETGRCYVAVGTERFKKLPYVELLISKTTESYYPGKRRMLRRAENRKAGSGPEDQCSDSALLDSPESDGRRVKSTGDEAAAPQASQQRSRREGADETSTFFARPVKIRKNRMQTRPPLSNGSGQPSVFKSSAQKRREEVRGAEEVQEDENTATELPVDQRAAEIVEEEELTNPEDPLQNKQMRQAQIIKGEQHDDEEHPHKYSGKQALLSEEEQESKAEILELKQTSSKSRPSLSSSHAEHRKEKEILQDAPSVATEQNHHHQEVTAS; via the exons ATGGCTGCCAGCTCTGCAGCTGCATCTCTGCTGCCTCCAGTGAAGAGTGTGGTGGTGTATAGGAATGGAGACCCCTTCTACAGTGGACGCAGGTTTGTGGTCAACCAGCGACAGGTGGTCACCATGGAGGCCTTTCTGAATGAAGTGACCCAGAGCATCGGTGCCCCTCTTGCCGTCAGGACTCTGTACACCCCCAGGCAGGGCCACCGAGTCACAGACCTGCAGGATCTACGGACAGGAGCCCAGTATGTTGCTGCTGGCTTTGAGAGATTCAAGAAACTCGA TTACCTGAACGTGAGAACAAAAAAGCAACCCACTGCTCGTGAGGAAACCCAG GTCAAAGCAATCCAGAGGCCGAATGTGTCAGCTAAATGGAGGAAGTATATACCTGTGCCTTGCATTATACA CGTTTTTCGAAATGGAGACCTCCTGTGTCCACCGTTCCGATTCATCATTCCTCGGAGCATGCAGCAGGACCTGGATCAGATCTTGAGTCTAATCACAGAGAAGGTCAGCCTAAGGACCGGTGCGGTGCGCAG GTTGTGTTCTCTAGAAGGAGTGGCCGTGTCCTCAGCTGGGGAGCTGGAGACTGGCCGCTGCTATGTTGCCGTGGGAACTGAGAGGTTCAAGAAACTCCCATATGTGGAGCTATTAATCTCCAAAACTACAGAGAG CTATTACCCTGGGAAGAGAAGGATGTTAAGGAGAGCTGAG aACAGGAAAGCAGGAAGTGGGCCTGAAGACCAATGCAGTGACTCAGCTCTCCTTGACTCCCCAgag TCAGACGGTCGGAGGGTGAAGTCAACAGGAGATGAAGCTGCAGCCCCACAAGCTTCCCAGCAAAGGAGCAGGAGAGAGGGAGCAGATGAGACCTCTACGTTTTTTGCCAGGCCGGTCAAGATCCGGAAGAATCGAATGCAAACGAGACCACCGCTCAGCAATGGATCTG GCCAgcccagtgtatttaaaagttCAGCACAGAAAAGGAGAGAAGAGGTACGAGGGGCAGAGGAGGTGCAGGAGGATGAAAATACAGCTACAGAGCTTCCTGTTGATCAG AGAGCTGCAGAAatagtggaggaggaggaattAACTAACCCAGAGGATCCTCTGCAGAACAAACAGATG AGACAAGCACAAATTATCAAGGGTGAGCAGCACGACGACGAGGAGCACCCACACAAGTACAGTGGAAAGCAG GCATTACTATCTGAAGAGGAGCAGGAGTCCAAAGCTGAAATACTG GAGCTGAAGCAGACGTCTTCAAAGTCGAGGCCTTCGTTGTCTAGCAGCCACGCAgagcacagaaaagaaaag GAGATCCTGCAGGATGCGCCGTCGGTTGCAACAGAACAAAACCACCATCATCAGGAGGTCACGGCATCCTAA
- the dcdc2b gene encoding doublecortin domain-containing protein 2B isoform X1, translating into MHAYMHSEMAASSAAASLLPPVKSVVVYRNGDPFYSGRRFVVNQRQVVTMEAFLNEVTQSIGAPLAVRTLYTPRQGHRVTDLQDLRTGAQYVAAGFERFKKLDYLNVRTKKQPTAREETQVKAIQRPNVSAKWRKYIPVPCIIHVFRNGDLLCPPFRFIIPRSMQQDLDQILSLITEKVSLRTGAVRRLCSLEGVAVSSAGELETGRCYVAVGTERFKKLPYVELLISKTTESYYPGKRRMLRRAENRKAGSGPEDQCSDSALLDSPESDGRRVKSTGDEAAAPQASQQRSRREGADETSTFFARPVKIRKNRMQTRPPLSNGSGQPSVFKSSAQKRREEVRGAEEVQEDENTATELPVDQRAAEIVEEEELTNPEDPLQNKQMRQAQIIKGEQHDDEEHPHKYSGKQALLSEEEQESKAEILELKQTSSKSRPSLSSSHAEHRKEKEILQDAPSVATEQNHHHQEVTAS; encoded by the exons ATGCATGCATATATGCACTCAGAGATGGCTGCCAGCTCTGCAGCTGCATCTCTGCTGCCTCCAGTGAAGAGTGTGGTGGTGTATAGGAATGGAGACCCCTTCTACAGTGGACGCAGGTTTGTGGTCAACCAGCGACAGGTGGTCACCATGGAGGCCTTTCTGAATGAAGTGACCCAGAGCATCGGTGCCCCTCTTGCCGTCAGGACTCTGTACACCCCCAGGCAGGGCCACCGAGTCACAGACCTGCAGGATCTACGGACAGGAGCCCAGTATGTTGCTGCTGGCTTTGAGAGATTCAAGAAACTCGA TTACCTGAACGTGAGAACAAAAAAGCAACCCACTGCTCGTGAGGAAACCCAG GTCAAAGCAATCCAGAGGCCGAATGTGTCAGCTAAATGGAGGAAGTATATACCTGTGCCTTGCATTATACA CGTTTTTCGAAATGGAGACCTCCTGTGTCCACCGTTCCGATTCATCATTCCTCGGAGCATGCAGCAGGACCTGGATCAGATCTTGAGTCTAATCACAGAGAAGGTCAGCCTAAGGACCGGTGCGGTGCGCAG GTTGTGTTCTCTAGAAGGAGTGGCCGTGTCCTCAGCTGGGGAGCTGGAGACTGGCCGCTGCTATGTTGCCGTGGGAACTGAGAGGTTCAAGAAACTCCCATATGTGGAGCTATTAATCTCCAAAACTACAGAGAG CTATTACCCTGGGAAGAGAAGGATGTTAAGGAGAGCTGAG aACAGGAAAGCAGGAAGTGGGCCTGAAGACCAATGCAGTGACTCAGCTCTCCTTGACTCCCCAgag TCAGACGGTCGGAGGGTGAAGTCAACAGGAGATGAAGCTGCAGCCCCACAAGCTTCCCAGCAAAGGAGCAGGAGAGAGGGAGCAGATGAGACCTCTACGTTTTTTGCCAGGCCGGTCAAGATCCGGAAGAATCGAATGCAAACGAGACCACCGCTCAGCAATGGATCTG GCCAgcccagtgtatttaaaagttCAGCACAGAAAAGGAGAGAAGAGGTACGAGGGGCAGAGGAGGTGCAGGAGGATGAAAATACAGCTACAGAGCTTCCTGTTGATCAG AGAGCTGCAGAAatagtggaggaggaggaattAACTAACCCAGAGGATCCTCTGCAGAACAAACAGATG AGACAAGCACAAATTATCAAGGGTGAGCAGCACGACGACGAGGAGCACCCACACAAGTACAGTGGAAAGCAG GCATTACTATCTGAAGAGGAGCAGGAGTCCAAAGCTGAAATACTG GAGCTGAAGCAGACGTCTTCAAAGTCGAGGCCTTCGTTGTCTAGCAGCCACGCAgagcacagaaaagaaaag GAGATCCTGCAGGATGCGCCGTCGGTTGCAACAGAACAAAACCACCATCATCAGGAGGTCACGGCATCCTAA
- the iqcc gene encoding IQ domain-containing protein C — protein MERSKWEKTIVNLQACSRGYLVRKEVCKAREDFEDIVKEIDGRLTHLKWTDTLISIPQFIDTGSLRPPPSSPATKPLNPETDVSATPQIPALSPENRDHHCALLEKTEAERDDSQTCLPSRSSIRGEGEGQRQSGVVESTAGSSSVWSSVELDMNYTQSHKGSHRYCLTQEVPRTPEALRFHRSTLTMELLWLQQAIDSRKKYLSLKDKLSVS, from the exons ATGGAGAGAAGCAAATGGGAGAAAACAATCGTAAATTTGCAG GCATGCTCGCGTGGATATCTGGTAAGGAAAGAAGTCTGCAAAGCACGCGAAGACTTTGAAGACATCGTGAAGGAGATTGACGGGCGCCTGACGCATTTAAAGTGGACGGACACGCTGATCTCTATTCCCCAGTTCATAGACACG gGCAGCCTACGTCCACCACCCAGCAGCCCTGCCACTAAGCCTCTAAATCCAGAGACAGATGTCAGTGCTACTCCCCAGATCCCTGCACTCTCACCAGAGAACAGAGATCATCACTGTGCCCTGCTAGAGAAGAcagaagcagagagagatgaTTCACAGACCTGTTTACCCAGCAGAAGCTCTATTAGAGGGGAAGGAGAGGGCCAAAGACAAAGCGGTGTGGTGGAGAGCACAGCAGGGTCGTCATCTGTCTGGAGCAGTGTTGAGTTAGATATGAACTATACTCAGTCTCATAAAG GTTCTCATCGGTACTGCTTGACTCAGGAGGTGCCCCGTACCCCAGAGGCCCTGCGTTTCCATAGAAGCACCCTGACCATGGAGCTGCTCTGGCTTCAGCAGGCAATTGACAGCAGGAAAAAG TACTTGTCGCTGAAGGATAAACTTAGCGTGTCCTGA
- the soul3 gene encoding heme-binding protein soul3 isoform X1 yields MDRGGCQMSGGGPSSGDGSGPDRHGMITLEDLESFSEDQPEDSGNGSLEEEGQTMEEDENPDRLLHYWQEVARGHQVEVSQDMAEPIQQLSTNNQGRSHREQIPFTLLGRKEKCGEILYEKRHYEKGHWACIIMREETYEQSICYGFMRIMRYICQHNSLGDYLGMTLPIVTVVRTDENHSAMSPDVTVAYYLPTEHQAQPPQPHDSDIVIEIWPATVVYTRSLLPSSRAFSGPTNEVTIINQISTLAELLESPGVCVNDSFIVAGYTNPAHNNRQNEIWFLERR; encoded by the exons atggaccGAGGTGGCTGCCAGATGAGTGGCGGCGGTCCTAGTAGTGGAGACGGTAGCGGCCCCGACCGACACGGGATGATCACACTGGAGGACCTGGAGTCTTTCTCGGAGGACCAGCCCGAAGACTCTGGCAATGGGAGTCTCGAAGAAGAAGGCCAGACCATGGAGGAAGACGAAAATCCAGACCGCCTGCTACATTACTGGCAGGAGGTAGCGAGGGGACACCAAGTGGAAGTTTCTCAAG ATATGGCAGAACCCATTCAACAGCTAAGCACCAATAACCAAGGACGCAGTCACAGAGAGCAGATCCCGTTTACCCTCCTTGGACGCAAAGAGAAG tGTGGTGAGATCCTGTATGAGAAACGCCACTATGAAAAGGGTCACTGGGCTTGTATAATAATGCGTGAGGAGACGTATGAACAGAGCATTTGCTATGGCTTTATGAGGATAATGAGATACATCTGCCAACACAACTCCTTAG GTGACTATCTGGGCATGACGCTGCCTATTGTAACAGTGGTGCGCACAGATGAGAATCATTCTGCAATGTCCCCTGATGTCACTGTGGCTTACTACCTTCCCACTGAGCACCAGGCCCAGCCCCCCCAACCTCACGACAGCGACATTGTCATTGAGATCTGGCCTGCCACTGTTGTATATACGAG ATCACTCCTTCCCTCTTCCAGAGCCTTTAGCGGTCCCACCAATGAAGTGACCATCATAAACCAGATAAGCACCTTGGCCGAGCTGCTGGAGTCTCCAGGAGTGTGTGTCAACGACTCATTCATCGTGGCCGGCTACACCAACCCTGCTCACAACAACCGTCAGAATGAAATCTGGTTTTTAGAGCGGCGCTAA
- the soul3 gene encoding heme-binding protein soul3 isoform X2, giving the protein MDRGGCQMSGGGPSSGDGSGPDRHGMITLEDLESFSEDQPEDSGNGSLEEEGQTMEEDENPDRLLHYWQEVARGHQVEVSQDMAEPIQQLSTNNQGRSHREQIPFTLLGRKEKCGEILYEKRHYEKGHWACIIMREETYEQSICYGFMRIMRYICQHNSLGDYLGMTLPIVTVVRTDENHSAMSPDVTVAYYLPTEHQAQPPQPHDSDIVIEIWPATVVYTRAFSGPTNEVTIINQISTLAELLESPGVCVNDSFIVAGYTNPAHNNRQNEIWFLERR; this is encoded by the exons atggaccGAGGTGGCTGCCAGATGAGTGGCGGCGGTCCTAGTAGTGGAGACGGTAGCGGCCCCGACCGACACGGGATGATCACACTGGAGGACCTGGAGTCTTTCTCGGAGGACCAGCCCGAAGACTCTGGCAATGGGAGTCTCGAAGAAGAAGGCCAGACCATGGAGGAAGACGAAAATCCAGACCGCCTGCTACATTACTGGCAGGAGGTAGCGAGGGGACACCAAGTGGAAGTTTCTCAAG ATATGGCAGAACCCATTCAACAGCTAAGCACCAATAACCAAGGACGCAGTCACAGAGAGCAGATCCCGTTTACCCTCCTTGGACGCAAAGAGAAG tGTGGTGAGATCCTGTATGAGAAACGCCACTATGAAAAGGGTCACTGGGCTTGTATAATAATGCGTGAGGAGACGTATGAACAGAGCATTTGCTATGGCTTTATGAGGATAATGAGATACATCTGCCAACACAACTCCTTAG GTGACTATCTGGGCATGACGCTGCCTATTGTAACAGTGGTGCGCACAGATGAGAATCATTCTGCAATGTCCCCTGATGTCACTGTGGCTTACTACCTTCCCACTGAGCACCAGGCCCAGCCCCCCCAACCTCACGACAGCGACATTGTCATTGAGATCTGGCCTGCCACTGTTGTATATACGAG AGCCTTTAGCGGTCCCACCAATGAAGTGACCATCATAAACCAGATAAGCACCTTGGCCGAGCTGCTGGAGTCTCCAGGAGTGTGTGTCAACGACTCATTCATCGTGGCCGGCTACACCAACCCTGCTCACAACAACCGTCAGAATGAAATCTGGTTTTTAGAGCGGCGCTAA